In the Syngnathus scovelli strain Florida chromosome 16, RoL_Ssco_1.2, whole genome shotgun sequence genome, one interval contains:
- the bcat2 gene encoding branched-chain-amino-acid aminotransferase, mitochondrial, whose protein sequence is MAAFRSVVHGRLCLTLPVALTSRRLASSFKAADLIVERNTKGAAKPDPSTLVFGKQFSDHMLTVSWSANSGWDAPRIKPFQNLSLHPASSALHYSIELFEGMKAFRGVDNRVRLFRPMLNMERMHRSAQRSCLPTFDKGELLECIKKLVELDQEWVPYSQDASLYIRPTFIGTEPSLGVTRASQALLFVIVGPVGPYFATGSFNPVSLLADPSFVRAWQGGVGAYKMGGNYGPTIAVQNEAVERGCQQVLWLYGDNEEITEVGTMNLFIYWNDHNGEKELVTPPLDGIILPGVTRQSLLDLARNWGEFKVTERTMGMKELLDALDAGRVLEVFGAGTACVVCPVGSLLYKGQTYQIPTMQNGPDLAQRFYKELTDIQYGRKCSDWAPLVS, encoded by the exons ATGGCAGCTTTCCGATCG GTGGTCCACGGGAGATTGTGTCTGACGCTTCCTGTGGCCTTGACGTCGCGCCGCCTCGCCAGCTCCTTTAAG GCCGCTGACCTGATCGTGGAGCGCAACACCAAAGGCGCGGCCAAGCCCGACCCGTCCACGTTGGTGTTCGGGAAGCAGTTCTCGGACCACATGCTGACCGTCTCATGGTCGGCTAACAGCGGCTGGGATGCGCCTCGCATCAAGCCCTTCCAGAACCTTTCGCTGCATCCAGCCAGCTCCGCTCTGCACTACTCCATTGAG CTGTTCGAAGGCATGAAGGCGTTTCGTGGCGTGGACAACCGCGTGCGCCTCTTCCGACCGATGCTCAACATGGAGCGCATGCACCGCAGCGCCCAGCGCAGCTGCCTGCCC acgTTTGACAAAGGTGAACTGCTGGAGTGCATCAAGAAGCTGGTGGAGTTGGACCAGGAGTGGGTTCCCTACTCTCAGGATGCCAGCCTCTACATCCGGCCCACCTTCATTGGCACAGAG CCGTCGTTGGGCGTGACTCGAGCCAGCCAGGCGCTGCTGTTTGTGATCGTGGGCCCGGTGGGGCCGTACTTCGCCACGGGTTCCTTCAACCCCGTCTCGCTGCTGGCTGACCCGTCCTTCGTGCGCGCCTGGCAGGGCGGAGTCGGCGCCTACAAGATGGGAGG AAACTACGGCCCGACCATCGCGGTCCAGAATGAGGCAGTTGAGCGCGGCTGCCAGCAAGTTTTGTGGCTGTACGGCGACAACGAGGAGATCACCGAGGTCGGGACCATGAACCTTTTCATCTACTGGAATGATCACAATGGAG AGAAAGAGTTAGTGACTCCGCCCCTGGACGGCATCATCCTTCCTGGAGTCACCAGGCAGTCTCTGCTGGACCTGGCCAGAAACTGG GGTGAGTTCAAAGTGACGGAGCGCACAATGGGCATGAAGGAGCTGCTGGACGCGCTGGACGCTGGCCGTGTCCTGGAGGTGTTTGGCGCCGGCACCGCCTGCGTAGTGTGTCCAGTCGGCAGCCTCCTCTACAAGGGCCAG ACATACCAGATCCCAACCATGCAGAACGGACCCGACCTGGCTCAGAGGTTCTACAAAGAGCTCACCGATATTCAG TACGGACGCAAGTGCAGCGACTGGGCACCTTTGGTCTCTTAA
- the rpl27 gene encoding large ribosomal subunit protein eL27, producing the protein MGKFMKPGKVVMVLAGRYAGRKAVIVKNIDDGTADRPYSHALVAGIDRYPRKVTATMGKKKLAKRSKIKAFVKVFNYNHLMPTRYSVDIPLDKTVVNKDVFRDPGLKRKARREAKMKFEERYKTGKNKWFFQKLRF; encoded by the exons ATGGGCAAGTTCATGAAACCTGGGAAGGTGGTCATGGTCCTGGCTGGACGCTACGCCGGCCGCAAAGCTGTCATTGTTaag AATATCGACGACGGCACGGCCGACCGGCCTTACAGCCATGCCCTGGTGGCCGGCATTGACCGCTATCCCCGCAAGGTGACTGCCACTATGGGCAAGAAGAAGCTGGCTAAGAGGTCCAAGATCAAGGCTTTCGTTAAAGTCTTCAATTATAACCACCTCATGCCCACCAG ATACTCCGTGGACATCCCCCTGGACAAAACTGTCGTCAATAAGGACGTCTTCAGGGATCCTGGGCTAAAGCGCAAAGCCAGACGAGAAGCAAAAATGAAGTTTGAAGAGAG GTACAAGACAGGCAAGAACAAGTGGTTTTTCCAGAAGCTCAGGTTCTAA